The Actinobacillus suis ATCC 33415 DNA segment ACCGGTGGATCAATATATCGGCGGTATCGAACACGCGACAATGCACTTGCTCTATTTCCGCTTCTTCCACAAATTGTTACGTGATGCGGGTATCTTAAATTCTGACGAACCGGCAACTAAACTTTTATGTCAAGGTATGGTGCTTGCTGATGCGTTCTATTACACCAGCCCGACTAACGAGCGTATTTGGGTTAGCCCAACACAAGTGACGTTAGAACGTGATGAAAAAGGCCGCATTATCAAGGCGACTGATCCTGAAGGTCGTGAGTTAGTTCACAGTGGTATGACCAAAATGTCGAAATCGAAAAACAACGGTATCGACCCACAAGAAATGGTGGAAAAATACGGTGCGGATACAGTACGTTTATTTATGATGTTTGCTTCACCGGCAGAAATGACGCTTGAATGGCAAGAATCCGGTGTGGAAGGTGCAAAACGCTTCTTAGGTCGTGTGTGGAATTTAGTGTATGAATACAGCCAAAATCCTGCGACAGCAGCATTAGATGTAGCAGCATTAAGCAAAGCACAAAAAGAGCTTCGCCGTGACGTACACAAAACCATTGCGAAAGTATCTGATGATATCGGTCGCCGTCAAACATTCAACACCGCAATTGCGGCGATTATGGAATTGATGAACAAACTGACAAAAGCTTCACTCGACAATGATCAAGATAAAGCGGTAATGGCGGAAGCACTCAGTGCAGTAGTACGTATGCTTTACCCAATTACGCCACATATCTGCTTCGAGTTATGGCAAGCGCTAGGCAATAACGATACGATTGACTTTGCGCCATGGGTAGTTGCAGATGAATCAGCAATGGTTGAAGACGAAAAATTGGTTGTGGTACAAGTAAATGGTAAAGTACGTGGTAAAGTTACTGTTTCAGCAACAGCAACCGAAGATGAAGTTAAAGCAATTGCGAAAGCGGATGCAAACGTAGCGAAATTCTTAGAAGGCGTAGAAATCGTGAAAGAAATCTATGTACCGTATAAAATGTTAAGTTTTGCGGTAAAAGCCTAATAGCAATGAGGGCGAACTATGTTCGCCCTTTATTGTGAATATTACGAAAATGGGTATATGTAGCACTTCTCTACAACCCTATTTTGATTGGAGTTCCCAATGTTAAAAAAACTCTCTCTTTTAGCCGTTCTCGGTTTAACCGCTTGCGGTTGGCACTTCAAAAACAATGAAGTGCTACCGCAAGATCTGCGTACACTGACATTTGAAAGTGCCGATCAGCATAGCGATATGTCGCGTACTTTACGTCATCAACTACAACTTAACGATGTAGAATTAGTTTCCGCAACGGAAGGCGTCGCTAAATTACGTCTTGTTGGTGCTTCAAGCGGCAGTAAAGTCGTTTCGGTGTTTAAACAAGCGCGTGAAGCGGAAAAATTACTCACGTTAAATGTACAAGCAATCGTGGATGTACCGAAAAAAGGCGCATATCCGTTAGAAGTTTCCGTTCACCGTACTTTCTTTGATGACTCTCGTGCCGCATTAGCAAAATCGGCAGAGCAAGAAATGATTATGAAAGATATGTATGAGCAAGCTTCTCGCCAGCTTATCATCAAAATGGCCGGTTTACATAAAGAATTAAATCAAGCTAAATAATTCATTAACCACAGATAACACGGATTTCACGCAAACAAGCGGTTAAATTCTTGCACTTTTTTACAAGCGGGCAATCCGTGTTTATCCGTGTAATCCGTGGTTTTCAATATGCAAAAAGTTTTCCCTGAAGCACTTCCTACTGTTTTATCCAAAAGTCTCTCCCCTTTTTATCTCTTGACCGGGAACGATCTGTTATTACTGAACGAAAGCAAAGATCATATCGTACAAGCTGCTCGTTTAGCCGATTTCGATGAGAAACAAGAAGTCAGTATTGCAAATGACACAAAATGGGAAGATCTCTTTGAGGCCGCACAATCAAACGGTTTGTTCTTTAATCGCCAAATTATTATTCTCAACCTGCCGGAAACGCCAACTGCAGCACAAATGAAAAATGTTGCGGAGTTATGCCGTTTTAGCCATCCGGATCTATTGTTGATTCTCTGCTTGCCGAAATTCAGTAAGGCAATGGAAAAGCAAGCATGGTTCACACAAATCGAAGCACAAACCGTACAAATCAATTGCCAAACGCCGGAAATGGCTAAATTACCGACTTGGATCTCACATAGAGCCAAAGCTATGGAATTGCAGATTGAGCCGGAAGCCATTCAGTTGCTCTGTTATAGCTATGAAGGAAATTTATTAGCGCTAAAACAAGCGTTACAGATGCTGCAACTCCGCTTTAACGACGGAAAAATTTCACTGGCTCGCGCTAAAGAAGTGGTGGAACAATCCGCTCAATTTTCACCATTTCAATGGATTGATGCCTTATTAGAAGGCAAAATTGCTCGTGCGGAACGTATTTTAAAACATCTACAAAACGAAGAAGTTCAACCGGTTGTCTTGCTACGTATTATTCAAAAAGAACTACTGGTGCTGCTGGAAATTACTCGTTCTCCGCAACCAGTGCAAAATAGCAATCAGCCGTTATATATGGGTAATTTACGTGCGGAATTCGACCGCTTGAAGGTCTGGCAAAATCGCCGTCCTTTTTATCAAGCCGCAGTGCAACGCTTAACGTATAAAAAATTGTATCAACTTATTCAACGCTTAGCGGAATTGGAAAAGCAAGTAAAACAAGAATTTAGTGATGAAATTTGGCTGGAATTAGAGCGTTTTTCCGCCTATTTTGAATAGAAAAGTGAGTACGGAAGCTACTACAAGCGGTTAAATTTTATGATAAATTTGCAATAGCTTCCGTCATAGTTATTGGTTAGTAATGCCCTTCTAAATCCGAAGTCATCACATCATTCTCAACTGCCGCAATACGCTTTTCTTCATTTGCCCATTCACCCAAATCGATCAATTGACAACGTTCGCTACAAAACGGGCGATATTTACTTTCCGGCTTCCAAATCACTTCTTGATGACAAGTCGGACAATTTACGATAGTTTCTGACATTCGCTTTCCTTATATTTTGCTAAATCTAAATACTGTTGGTGTAAGGTAAAGACTTGTGTTTTTATACGCTCAAGCCCCTGTTCCAACGGCAAATTATTTTCAATCACATCATCGGCATAACGCAGTCGCTCTGTTCGGCTAACTTGTGATGCCATAATGCTTTTAATCGTTTCAACCTTACTTTGATCTCGCTTGGTTGCTCGTTCCAGCTGAATGGCTGGCTCTACATCAATGACGATTACTCGGTCACAAAATTCAGTAAGGTTATTTTCAATCAATAACGGTACCACAAATAATAAATATGGTGCGGAACAGGCTTGTATTTGGCTTAACATCTCTTGACGAATAGCCGGATGCAACAAGTTATTTAACCATATTTTCTCTTGTTCTTGATGAAAAATAATTTGACGTAACTTGGCTCGATCCAGTTCACCTTGAGAGGTTAGAATCTCATCGCCAAAATGCTCGGCAATTTTACTCAATAGCGGTGCCCCCTTTTCAACCACTTGGCGAGCAACAATATCCGCATCAATTAATGGTACGCCGAGTTCGGCAAATAAGTTTGCGACTGTCGTTTTGCCACTTCCGATTCCGCCGGTTAAACCAACTACATAGGTCATTTTTAATTCCCATACTAACAATTAGGCATAAATTTTATCAATAATTAGTACGAAAGTCGAAAAGCTAATAAAAGGAATAAAAGGCAATTTTACTAAAGTACGCTTCATTATGGCTTGATAGCCGAAATAATAAATACAACCTGAAACACAAGCCAGTAAGATTAATTTCAACATATCGTCAATGTTAAACAAAGGCGAAATTGAGCTAATCACTAAGCTATCACCTATACCAAATGCCTCTTTCTTCCAGAACCACAAAATTCCGTAATGAAGGCAGGTAAAAAATAATATACAACCCAATAAGGTTTCTATATGTGCAGCCATTGGTTCATAGACCAGAGCCAAAACGAATATCGCAATAACATAACGAATATCCGTTAAATAGTAACAAGAATCCAACACACTCAAAAACAGCAAAATCATCAATAAAAATGCGAGTGTCATTGAGGGAATATGAAATGTAAGTAATGGAAAAGCCCAGAAGAAAAAATTAGCCAAATAGCTTTGTTTGGGTTGTAATTTTGAATGCTGACTAAAATAGTCATAACTATGTATAGGAGGCAATAAGCTACTGTATTCTTGATATACTTGTTGATTAATATGATTAGCAAATAACTTGATGGCTCGTTTACACCAAAATGCAAATAAAAATGCTATTAGTGTCGCAAAAAATTGATTAAATTCAACCGCTTCCATTATACGAGAATCCCCAAATCAAAAATCGGCAAATAAAGCCCAATTAAAACCGTGCCAATAATAATCCCCATAAGTAGCATTAAAATCGGCTCAAGTAATTGTGAAAGCAAATCTATTTGATAATCTAATTTCAGCTGATAAATATCACTAATCTGCGTACACATCACCGCTAAATTAGCACTTTTCTCTCCTATCGTGATCATTTGTACCATTTGTGGAGTGAATACTGCCGGGTTTAATCCTTCCGAAAATTTATACCCTTGTTGTAATAAAGATAACGTAAGTCGTACTTGTTCCTGTAAAAGTCTATCGTGCATTTTCTCAGCTAAAAAAGCTTTTAGAGCCACTTCTAAATGCAGATGGGCACTTAACATTAGCGCAAGATTCTGAGTAAAGAAGATAATTCTCGTATAACGAATAACTTGATTAAAGAAGGGGATATAAGACAACAGACGCATCTGACAAGCGGTCAAATTTCCGAATTTTTTTGCAAAACAGAGCAACACTCCCATCACTACTATACTGCCACAACATAGAAATATCCCATTCTGTCGTAAAAACGCAGAGAGAGAAAATAATAATGACGTTAACCATGGCAAATTCTGTGCCTTACCCATATACAAATCGGCAAATTGAGGCACAATAAAAACTAACAACCCAAGCGTCAATACACACGAAATGACTAATACAATCAGCGGATAAAATGTAATTTTTCTGACTTTCTTCGCTAATTTATCTGCTTGATTACGTGTTTTAGCAATATTTTCCAAAACCACACTTAATTTACCACTTTGTTCGCCCATCCGAATTAATTGGATTTCTTGCTTAGAAAGATAAAGATCCAATTTCGCTAAACTCGCAGAAAAGCTATATCCTGAGCTTATCGAAGCATTTAAAGCTAATAGCCATTGATATAACTTAATATTCGTACAATTTTCCTGCTGCATCATTAACGCTTGTTTAAAAGGAATGGAAGCATTAATCAATAATGCTAATTGCGCAAGAAATTGAGTAACTTCATCTGCTTTAGGCTGTCGAGAAAAAGTAAAATTGCGTTGAATATGAATATATTGATAACCTTTTGCCAAGAGCTTTTGTTCTGCCTCAGCATGATTTTGGGCTAATAAAATACCACTTTGTTTTTGTTGAAAACGATTCTTCGCTTTCCAGTGAAATTCAAAAATACTAACCATCACCTAACACCCGCTTTACTTCGTCTACTGTTGTTATGTTAGCCGCTAACTTTTGTTCAGCACTGGCTCGTAAATTGTCATAATCCAAATAAGCGGTCGATTTTTCAAAAAATTTACCTTGTTTTGCAAGTAATTGGTAAATTCCCGTTCGCCCTTTATAACCGTGATAACAGTTATCACATCCTTTTCCGCCACATTGCGGACAACGTTTACGTAATAAACGCTGTGCGATAATCAGTTGCAGCGAATTCTTAATCTCATACTCTTTAATCCCTAATTGTAGTAAACGCTCAATCGCAGACGGTGCATCATTCGTATGTAATGTAGAAAGCACTAGATGCCCTGTTTGTGCTGCTCTTAATGCAATTTCAGCACTTTCTTGATCACGAATTTCTCCTAACATAATAATGTCCGGATCTTGTCGTAAAAATGTTCTGAGTAATTGGCTAAAGTCTAATTGAATTGCACGATTTACTTGAGTTTGGATAATCCCTTCTATCTCAATTTCAATCGGGTCTTCTGCCGTCAGAATATGCCGTTCGCTATTATTTAAATAATTTAACGCACTATATAACGTAATACTTTTACCACTGCCCGTTGGTCCTGTCACCAGAATCAGCCCTTGTGGTTGATGTAGTGCCGTAAGTAGTAATTGTTTTTGTTCCGGTGAGAAACCTAATTCCAAAAAATCGAAATGAGTAGGTTTATTCTTTTGTAAACGTAAAACGATTTTTTCACCAAAGCTCGTGGGTAAACTGGACACTCGAAAATCTAATGTCTCAGCCGTTACCGTCTTAAAATTAAATTGGCCATCTTGTGGTAAACGTGTTTCGCTAATATCTAATTTAGCTAACAAT contains these protein-coding regions:
- a CDS encoding fimbrial protein, encoding MEAVEFNQFFATLIAFLFAFWCKRAIKLFANHINQQVYQEYSSLLPPIHSYDYFSQHSKLQPKQSYLANFFFWAFPLLTFHIPSMTLAFLLMILLFLSVLDSCYYLTDIRYVIAIFVLALVYEPMAAHIETLLGCILFFTCLHYGILWFWKKEAFGIGDSLVISSISPLFNIDDMLKLILLACVSGCIYYFGYQAIMKRTLVKLPFIPFISFSTFVLIIDKIYA
- the lptE gene encoding LPS assembly lipoprotein LptE, encoding MLKKLSLLAVLGLTACGWHFKNNEVLPQDLRTLTFESADQHSDMSRTLRHQLQLNDVELVSATEGVAKLRLVGASSGSKVVSVFKQAREAEKLLTLNVQAIVDVPKKGAYPLEVSVHRTFFDDSRAALAKSAEQEMIMKDMYEQASRQLIIKMAGLHKELNQAK
- the coaE gene encoding dephospho-CoA kinase (Dephospho-CoA kinase (CoaE) performs the final step in coenzyme A biosynthesis.), with protein sequence MTYVVGLTGGIGSGKTTVANLFAELGVPLIDADIVARQVVEKGAPLLSKIAEHFGDEILTSQGELDRAKLRQIIFHQEQEKIWLNNLLHPAIRQEMLSQIQACSAPYLLFVVPLLIENNLTEFCDRVIVIDVEPAIQLERATKRDQSKVETIKSIMASQVSRTERLRYADDVIENNLPLEQGLERIKTQVFTLHQQYLDLAKYKESECQKLS
- the holA gene encoding DNA polymerase III subunit delta; the protein is MQKVFPEALPTVLSKSLSPFYLLTGNDLLLLNESKDHIVQAARLADFDEKQEVSIANDTKWEDLFEAAQSNGLFFNRQIIILNLPETPTAAQMKNVAELCRFSHPDLLLILCLPKFSKAMEKQAWFTQIEAQTVQINCQTPEMAKLPTWISHRAKAMELQIEPEAIQLLCYSYEGNLLALKQALQMLQLRFNDGKISLARAKEVVEQSAQFSPFQWIDALLEGKIARAERILKHLQNEEVQPVVLLRIIQKELLVLLEITRSPQPVQNSNQPLYMGNLRAEFDRLKVWQNRRPFYQAAVQRLTYKKLYQLIQRLAELEKQVKQEFSDEIWLELERFSAYFE
- the yacG gene encoding DNA gyrase inhibitor YacG produces the protein MSETIVNCPTCHQEVIWKPESKYRPFCSERCQLIDLGEWANEEKRIAAVENDVMTSDLEGHY
- a CDS encoding type II secretion system F family protein — translated: MVSIFEFHWKAKNRFQQKQSGILLAQNHAEAEQKLLAKGYQYIHIQRNFTFSRQPKADEVTQFLAQLALLINASIPFKQALMMQQENCTNIKLYQWLLALNASISSGYSFSASLAKLDLYLSKQEIQLIRMGEQSGKLSVVLENIAKTRNQADKLAKKVRKITFYPLIVLVISCVLTLGLLVFIVPQFADLYMGKAQNLPWLTSLLFSLSAFLRQNGIFLCCGSIVVMGVLLCFAKKFGNLTACQMRLLSYIPFFNQVIRYTRIIFFTQNLALMLSAHLHLEVALKAFLAEKMHDRLLQEQVRLTLSLLQQGYKFSEGLNPAVFTPQMVQMITIGEKSANLAVMCTQISDIYQLKLDYQIDLLSQLLEPILMLLMGIIIGTVLIGLYLPIFDLGILV
- a CDS encoding GspE/PulE family protein, with the translated sequence MQYSVCDMNSQQVFDISESLWQKNCDEKHILLRYLAIPIQENDDTLWLAIDDMNNLSACEIFAFIAHKTIEPVLISSDELKYLLNQLSPEQQSLYEETELNYQSPDNLDLLNQNDPIIQILDNLFKFCLKQNASDIHFEPQKEKLQIRLRIDGVLHIYKSLSFSLANRIITRLKLLAKLDISETRLPQDGQFNFKTVTAETLDFRVSSLPTSFGEKIVLRLQKNKPTHFDFLELGFSPEQKQLLLTALHQPQGLILVTGPTGSGKSITLYSALNYLNNSERHILTAEDPIEIEIEGIIQTQVNRAIQLDFSQLLRTFLRQDPDIIMLGEIRDQESAEIALRAAQTGHLVLSTLHTNDAPSAIERLLQLGIKEYEIKNSLQLIIAQRLLRKRCPQCGGKGCDNCYHGYKGRTGIYQLLAKQGKFFEKSTAYLDYDNLRASAEQKLAANITTVDEVKRVLGDG